The window TGTATAACCAACTTTGCAAAAGTCTCCTCGTTTCGATATCCTAGGATGTGTGTTTCTAACTCGATTCTTTCCCCTTTTAGTATTCCACCATGATGGGCCTTTTGATGCCCTCAACCCTCACCGAAATCGTCAGAACAGCAAGAAGTTGTCTCCGATGCAAGCCTTCCCGGAGGGCTCTCTGAACAACACACTTGGCGGCTCTGGCCCACTCAACGCCTCGGCTGACCATTCCAACTTTATGGGTCACGGATCTGGCGAAGCCTTCCATGACTACGCCGCCAgcggcaagggcaagaaTCGAGAACCCGTCATCTTTGACTCAGCGGCTCGTGCCAGTCTGGTGCACGGAGATGAGTCTCATGGACTGGGCACTTCGACCTTCCTCGAGGGAACGCCGGCTGCACGATCGGCCATTGTCCGCCGAAATGAAGAGCAGGCTCAGGAGATTGCCGAAGGTGGCTTGCAGCGGAAGAAGTCTGTAGCACAGAGAATCAGAAACAGGGTGCGACCAGACTACAGCAACAGACCCATGCCAGGCCACGGCCGGTATGAATCCGACGACTTTGGCGAGTTTGGCGGCCGTGAAGAGGCCAGAGCCCCGAGACCACCTCCTCGTGAGCGTGAGCGCGAGCGCGACGGCAGGCCTTCGCCGCCATTGAAGCCACGACAAAACTCAGCAGCAGGTGCGCTGGAGGGACGATCCTCGGAAGCactgccatctccatctgaGGAGATGCCCGCCAAGCCATCAGGCCTCTTGGGCCGGATGAAGAGTTTGAAGGGCGGCAGGCGACCAACCAGGAATGCCGAGGCACCGGGGATGGCTACCTAAAGCACATTGCATTGAGATTTGGCAAGGCGTGAAATTgtgaaagcagcagctggacgaTACGAATGTGTTCGGTTCCCCATGGTCTATAAAAATGATATCCGCATGACATTTTTTTTcggagaaagagagagagagagatgggaAAGGTCGAGAAGGATGAAACAGAAggggagtttttttttttttttttttttttttaatactcCCTAGAGGAGTAATTTGGGGCATAAGGGAGAGATGCCTGCCCATTTAAAGAATTGAGCCTTTGGTTATTCGTCAAAGCCCGCATATGAGAGaacttgttttgttttctgtttttttttatccattgttttttttttacacttttttcttattccaGCGGGCTGTGTACTTAATATATGAAATTGTTTTCACTCTGTGTTGTTTCAAAGATAAAATAAGACAAAATAGATCGTGAACTGTTCTTTCCGTTCCGTTTGCTACACAAGAGCTTCAAGAGTGTGAGGATATATCTATTTTCCCTGCCGCCAGAAAAGGCTCTCAAAAACTGATTTTGATGGCTGAATGAGAAATTAGAGGATATTTTTTCTCGTCGCTATGCTAAATTTTAGCAGCGTATGATATCGAGCTGCTGTCTGCGATATAGGAATCCTGAAACTAAATTGTTACGTCGCGATTCAAGACTGTTGGGAAGGATGTAGCTGAAGCTTTTTCTAGCTGGACTGAGAACTCAAACAGTATTTTATTATCTGCTCATGTCGTAAAATACATATAATACAATCTTGGAGTAGGACTTGACTTATCTACTTTATTTATGTGTTACCAAGACTCTTCTTAAGATGATGAACTTGGCGGCTTCTTTACCAGCGCCCGCTCTCACCTTTGATGGCGGCTCCACAATGACGCTCTTCTCTCAACATCCATCATACACGCCGGTATGGCAGAATCATCAATCATGATCTCTTGAGCGTCAAGATTCAATTTCGTACTGCTGGACGGCGTCTTTTTCTGTGTAGCATCCAATAGGTATACAATTCTAAAGAGAGTGGGCGACGACAATTGCTAAGCATGCCTCACAGAGCCATAAGACGAGCGTCATCTTTGGGATAAATCAgctttatagcttattaCTTCAGACGCCCCACGTCAAAGTATTTCTCAAGAAATATACTATTAGCAACGTCTATTGTATAAT is drawn from Trichoderma atroviride chromosome 7, complete sequence and contains these coding sequences:
- a CDS encoding uncharacterized protein (EggNog:ENOG41) — its product is MSANGYFGQQPAAQPPRLSFNGDLNDNNSDSLASNNPFRNMRTASPSFPTTPTSPFDDPMPSQRPLSRNPFLDQPLAPRPADNLAAPAGPDKTQSLTAEDIFGSLTLDDSPAFSVKQQPSDSQPKKRPTDRPAPARRESESQASSKHRPTRSQEEALRARKPAPKNAASSTTRPSLLDDSPPRKPVQRRPRRNSDSSAMDFDSKSLTAEERRMIEAKRREKSKAKQRPSRKMDIIDQLDATSIYGTGLFHHDGPFDALNPHRNRQNSKKLSPMQAFPEGSLNNTLGGSGPLNASADHSNFMGHGSGEAFHDYAASGKGKNREPVIFDSAARASLVHGDESHGLGTSTFLEGTPAARSAIVRRNEEQAQEIAEGGLQRKKSVAQRIRNRVRPDYSNRPMPGHGRYESDDFGEFGGREEARAPRPPPRERERERDGRPSPPLKPRQNSAAGALEGRSSEALPSPSEEMPAKPSGLLGRMKSLKGGRRPTRNAEAPGMAT